The sequence AAATGATTTTTTACCAGACCGTCATTTTTGAGCGAACCCAATAGCAAAATCCCGGGTTTTTAGCAATCCTTTATTTGATGACTTGACAATAAAGCGGCATACATAATAAATGATGATCTCTCTTTTTAACAAAACCCTTAACCATGCTGATCAAAATTAATAATATAAACCCGCAAATGCGACTCATCATCAAGGTGGTTGATGTCCTTAAAAAGGGTGGAATCGTCGCCTATCCAACCGATACCTTCTATGGAATAGGCTGCGATATTATGAACAAAAAAGCAATTGAAAAAATTTACCAGCTAAAACAACGCAATAAAAACAAACCGTTTAGTTTTATCTGTTCCGGGCTTAAAAACATCAGCCATTATGCAAAAGTTTCAAACTACGCTTATAAAACCATGAAACGACTCCTGCCCGGGCCTTACACCTTCGTTTTGGAAGGCTCAAAACTGGTCCCCAAGATCATGCTGACCAAGCGAAAAACCGCCGGAATACGAGTTCCGGATAATACCATTTGCCAGGCCCTGGTGGAAGAACTGGGAAATCCGATTATTACCACAAGTGCCACCATGCCTGATGG is a genomic window of Thermodesulfobacteriota bacterium containing:
- a CDS encoding L-threonylcarbamoyladenylate synthase: MLIKINNINPQMRLIIKVVDVLKKGGIVAYPTDTFYGIGCDIMNKKAIEKIYQLKQRNKNKPFSFICSGLKNISHYAKVSNYAYKTMKRLLPGPYTFVLEGSKLVPKIMLTKRKTAGIRVPDNTICQALVEELGNPIITTSATMPDGTLFHHPSFILDYFSSRIDFVIDGGPVSGQPSSVISLINDYPEVIRKGLGDVSIFE